In Mauremys mutica isolate MM-2020 ecotype Southern chromosome 16, ASM2049712v1, whole genome shotgun sequence, one DNA window encodes the following:
- the CRYBA4 gene encoding beta-crystallin A4, producing MSQRCTKFSGLWKIVVWDEEFFQGRRQEFTAECYDVRACGFQTLRSFKIESGAWAGFEHVGFQGQQFVLEQGEYPRWEAWSGSHAYHVERMSSFRPIACANHRDSKMTIFEWENFLGRKGELSDDYPSLPAMGWGSSAVGSFRAHSGAWVCSQFPGYRGFQYILECDHHAGEYKHFREWGSHAQTSQVQSIRRIQQ from the exons ATGAGCCAACGCTGCACTAAGTTCTCTGGCCTCTGGAAG ATCGTGGTGTGGGATGAGGAGTTCTTCCAGGGCCGGAGGCAGGAGTTCACCGCTGAGTGCTACGACGTGAGGGCGTGCGGCTTCCAGACGCTCCGCTCCTTCAAGATTGAGAGTGGCGC GTGGGCAGGCTTTGAGCACGTGGGCTTCCAGGGGCAGCAGTTCGTTCTGGAGCAAGGCGAGTACCCTCGCTGGGAGGCCTGGAGTGGCAGCCACGCCTACCACGTGGAGAGGATGAGCTCCTTCCGCCCCATCGCCTGCGCT AATCACCGGGACAGCAAGATGACGATCTTCGAGTGGGAGAACTTCCTGGGGCGGAAAGGGGAGCTGAGCGACGACTACCCTTCGCTGCCAGCcatgggctgggggagcagcGCGGTGGGCTCCTTCCGTGCTCACTCTGGCGC CTGGGTCTGCTCCCAGTTCCCTGGGTACCGGGGCTTCCAGTACATCCTGGAGTGCGACCATCACGCGGGCGAATACAAGCACTTCCGGGAGTGGGGCTCCCACGCGCAGACCTCCCAGGTTCAGTCCATCCGGAGGATCCAGCAGTGA